One Silene latifolia isolate original U9 population chromosome 4, ASM4854445v1, whole genome shotgun sequence DNA segment encodes these proteins:
- the LOC141652293 gene encoding dirigent protein 1-like — translation MYYYTNNIRSNKTMAKSSLLYLILLTFLPTLAISSSHYHKHGYKSMHFTLYQHDIYNKTDLLIVPGVAGANFSDTAAPFGTITVLNDNLTLTQDPSSKLVGNAEAMTVISSFDGLDSLSIVRFTLKLEGGRHMGTISAVGVVNNLNPSQVPVTGGTGDFLLVQGYFTSSFVSSKALTYIYKLDFNLFWPPYAPHALKG, via the coding sequence ATGTATTACTACACAAACAACATACGGAGTAATAAAACTATGGCTAAGTCTTCATTACTCTATTTAATCCTTTTAACTTTTCTCCCAACATTAGCAATTTCCTCTTCTCATTACCACAAACATGGTTATAAATCCATGCATTTCACACTTTACCAACATGACATCTACAATAAAACTGATTTACTTATAGTTCCCGGTGTAGCCGGTGCTAATTTCTCTGATACAGCAGCCCCATTTGGTACTATAACCGTCTTAAACGACAACCTTACCCTCACCCAGGACCCGTCCTCCAAACTCGTAGGCAACGCTGAAGCTATGACTGTAATATCAAGCTTCGATGGGCTCGACAGCTTATCGATTGTTAGGTTCACCCTAAAGTTGGAAGGCGGCCGTCATATGGGTACTATATCGGCGGTAGGCGTGGTTAACAACCTTAATCCTTCTCAAGTTCCCGTCACGGGTGGCACGGGTGATTTCTTGCTCGTCCAAGGCTATTTTACTTCGTCTTTTGTGTCTTCAAAAGCCTTGACTTATATTTATAAGCTTGATTTTAATCTATTTTGGCCTCCCTATGCACCCCATGCATTGAAGGGCTAA